In one Vicinamibacteria bacterium genomic region, the following are encoded:
- a CDS encoding VOC family protein — MPSSRAALRKRPRLPVERLLGTRKIIAFVATTDPRRAKVFYRDTLGLHLVSEDSFALVFDAHGTMLRITTVQEVAKAQYTVLGWQVRNIMAMVKSLQSAGLVFERYPRIPQDDLGIWTSPTGAKVAWFKDPDGNTLSLTQF, encoded by the coding sequence ATGCCTTCATCGCGCGCCGCTCTCCGCAAGCGTCCGAGGCTGCCCGTAGAGCGGCTTCTCGGGACCCGCAAGATCATCGCGTTCGTCGCTACGACCGATCCCCGCCGCGCCAAGGTTTTCTATCGTGACACGCTTGGTCTCCACCTCGTGAGCGAGGACTCGTTCGCGCTCGTGTTCGACGCCCACGGAACCATGCTACGTATCACGACAGTTCAAGAGGTTGCCAAAGCGCAGTATACGGTCCTTGGCTGGCAAGTCCGGAATATCATGGCCATGGTGAAGAGCCTCCAGTCCGCAGGGTTGGTATTCGAGCGATATCCGAGAATCCCCCAGGACGATCTGGGCATTTGGACCTCGCCGACAGGTGCGAAGGTGGCGTGGTTCAAGGACCCCGACGGCAACACGTTGAGCCTCACGCAATTCTGA
- a CDS encoding ABC transporter ATP-binding protein produces the protein MAADYILETRRLVKEFKGFAALRGLDLRVQRGAIHALIGPNGAGKTTVFNLLTKFLAPTRGSVHFNGHDITRELPAEVARRGIARSFQISAVFPHLTVLENVRVGLQRKSNTSFRFWQSDVSLKLLDARVMELLTEVGLESYPTVVAVELPYGRKRALELATTLALDPELLLLDEPTQGMGHDDVDRVKGLIRKLAAKRTVLMIEHNMSVVSDLCDRITVLQRGVVIAEGSYAEVSTNPQVIEAYMGAARG, from the coding sequence ATGGCCGCTGACTATATTCTCGAAACCCGACGGCTCGTCAAGGAGTTCAAGGGCTTTGCGGCACTGAGAGGCTTGGACCTCAGGGTTCAGAGAGGGGCGATACACGCGCTCATTGGACCCAACGGCGCCGGCAAGACGACCGTCTTCAACCTGCTGACGAAATTCCTCGCGCCGACCCGGGGAAGCGTCCATTTCAACGGTCATGACATCACGCGCGAGTTGCCGGCGGAGGTGGCCCGCCGCGGCATCGCGCGCTCCTTCCAGATCTCGGCCGTGTTTCCGCATCTCACGGTCCTGGAGAACGTCCGCGTTGGCCTGCAGCGCAAGTCGAACACGTCTTTTCGCTTCTGGCAGAGCGATGTCTCTCTCAAGCTCTTGGACGCTCGGGTAATGGAATTGTTGACGGAGGTCGGCCTGGAGTCGTACCCAACCGTCGTCGCGGTGGAGTTGCCCTACGGACGGAAGCGGGCGTTGGAGCTCGCCACCACCTTGGCCCTCGATCCCGAGCTCCTTCTTCTCGATGAACCCACACAGGGAATGGGGCACGATGACGTGGACCGTGTGAAGGGCCTGATCCGCAAGCTCGCCGCCAAACGAACGGTCCTCATGATCGAGCACAACATGAGCGTGGTGTCGGATCTTTGTGACCGGATCACAGTCCTCCAGCGGGGAGTGGTGATCGCGGAAGGGAGCTATGCGGAGGTGTCGACGAACCCCCAGGTGATCGAGGCCTACATGGGCGCGGCCCGTGGCTAG
- a CDS encoding cupin domain-containing protein, whose protein sequence is MSPFLKQHAVGAWVRRLRTEQRMSLRTLATRTQFSPSFISQVENGVVSPSIASMEKIANALGVTLGEFFVAAREGEAGLIVRAADRLQMSSLWSLGRIEALGPMTGRRLEPVLITLDPGGRSGKHPYAHTSEEFAFVLEGEPTLTLGPEEHVLAPGDAVTIRAQELRRWENKSSTVVRILIVSAR, encoded by the coding sequence GTGAGCCCCTTCCTCAAGCAACACGCGGTGGGCGCCTGGGTGCGACGGCTGCGTACCGAGCAGAGGATGTCTCTAAGGACGCTCGCCACTCGCACGCAGTTCTCCCCCAGTTTCATCTCCCAGGTCGAAAACGGCGTGGTGTCGCCATCCATCGCCTCGATGGAGAAGATCGCCAACGCCCTGGGCGTGACTCTGGGGGAGTTCTTCGTAGCCGCGAGAGAAGGCGAGGCGGGGCTGATCGTGCGCGCAGCAGATCGGCTTCAGATGTCTAGTCTGTGGTCGCTCGGACGAATCGAGGCCCTGGGTCCGATGACGGGCCGACGGCTGGAGCCCGTCCTCATCACTCTCGACCCGGGCGGACGCAGTGGGAAGCACCCCTATGCCCACACCTCGGAGGAATTTGCCTTCGTCCTCGAGGGAGAGCCGACCCTGACCCTCGGTCCCGAGGAACACGTGCTCGCACCCGGCGATGCGGTGACGATACGCGCCCAAGAGTTGCGCCGCTGGGAGAACAAATCCAGCACGGTAGTCCGCATTCTGATCGTCTCGGCCCGCTGA
- the groL gene encoding chaperonin GroEL (60 kDa chaperone family; promotes refolding of misfolded polypeptides especially under stressful conditions; forms two stacked rings of heptamers to form a barrel-shaped 14mer; ends can be capped by GroES; misfolded proteins enter the barrel where they are refolded when GroES binds) encodes MAKQITYGDESRQSILRGVNRLADAVRVTLGPKGRNVVLDKKFGSPLITKDGVTVAKEIELKEPLENMGAQMVKEVASKTSDVAGDGTTTATVLAQAIYREGSKNVTAGANPMEVKRGIERAVAAVTEELKKLSKPVKGKMIAQVGTISANNDETIGNIIAEAMEKVGKDGVITVEEAKSMETSLEVVEGMQFDRGYLSPYFVTDPERMECVLENALVLIHEKKISNMKDLLPVLEQVAKLGQPLLIVAEDVEGEALATLVVNKLRGTLHVAAVKAPGYGDRRKAMLEDIAILTGGKAITEDLGIKLENLKIDDLGKVKKITIDKDNTTLIEGAGKTKDVEGRVKQLRTQVEETTSDYDREKLQERLAKLVGGVALIKVGAATETEMKEKKARVEDAMHATKAAVEEGIVAGGGVALLRCVKAVEGLKAEGDEAVGVNIIKRALEEPLRLIAGNAGHEGAVVLGKVRGMKADEGFNALTEKYEDLVDAGVIDPTKVVRSALQNAASIASLLLTTEAIICEIPEAKGEKGSAGMPGGGGDMY; translated from the coding sequence ATGGCGAAGCAGATCACGTACGGAGACGAGTCTCGGCAGTCGATCCTGCGTGGGGTCAACCGCCTGGCGGACGCGGTCAGGGTGACCCTCGGCCCCAAGGGCCGGAACGTCGTCCTCGACAAGAAGTTCGGCTCCCCCTTGATCACCAAGGACGGTGTCACGGTGGCCAAGGAGATCGAGCTCAAGGAGCCACTCGAGAATATGGGTGCCCAGATGGTGAAGGAGGTCGCGAGCAAGACCTCCGACGTCGCCGGCGACGGCACGACCACCGCGACGGTGCTCGCCCAGGCGATCTACCGCGAGGGCAGCAAGAACGTGACCGCCGGCGCCAACCCTATGGAGGTGAAGCGTGGCATCGAGAGGGCGGTGGCGGCCGTCACCGAGGAACTGAAGAAGCTCAGTAAGCCCGTAAAGGGAAAGATGATCGCCCAGGTGGGCACCATCTCCGCCAACAACGACGAGACGATCGGGAACATCATTGCCGAGGCCATGGAGAAGGTCGGGAAGGACGGCGTCATCACGGTCGAGGAAGCGAAGTCCATGGAGACCTCGCTCGAGGTCGTGGAGGGGATGCAGTTCGACCGCGGCTACCTGTCCCCGTATTTCGTGACCGATCCTGAGCGCATGGAATGCGTGCTCGAGAATGCCCTGGTTCTGATCCACGAGAAGAAGATCTCCAATATGAAGGACCTCCTCCCCGTTCTGGAGCAAGTTGCGAAGCTGGGCCAGCCCCTTCTCATCGTCGCTGAGGATGTGGAAGGCGAGGCCCTGGCCACCCTGGTCGTGAACAAGCTGCGCGGTACGCTGCACGTGGCCGCCGTGAAGGCGCCGGGCTACGGTGACCGCAGGAAGGCCATGCTCGAGGACATCGCGATTCTCACCGGGGGCAAGGCCATCACCGAGGACCTTGGCATCAAGCTCGAGAACCTCAAGATCGACGACCTGGGCAAGGTCAAGAAGATCACCATCGACAAGGACAACACCACCCTGATCGAAGGCGCTGGCAAGACCAAGGACGTCGAGGGTCGGGTCAAGCAGCTCCGCACCCAGGTCGAGGAGACGACATCCGACTATGACCGCGAGAAGCTCCAGGAGCGGCTCGCGAAGCTGGTGGGCGGCGTCGCCCTGATCAAGGTAGGAGCGGCCACCGAGACGGAGATGAAGGAGAAAAAGGCCCGCGTCGAGGACGCCATGCACGCCACCAAGGCAGCCGTCGAGGAGGGGATCGTCGCCGGCGGAGGCGTGGCTCTCCTGCGCTGCGTCAAGGCGGTCGAGGGCCTGAAGGCCGAGGGCGACGAGGCCGTCGGGGTGAACATCATCAAGCGTGCGCTGGAGGAGCCACTCCGCCTCATAGCCGGCAACGCCGGTCACGAAGGGGCGGTCGTCCTGGGCAAGGTCCGGGGGATGAAGGCGGACGAGGGCTTCAACGCCCTAACGGAGAAGTACGAGGATCTGGTCGATGCGGGCGTGATCGACCCGACCAAAGTCGTCCGCTCCGCCCTGCAGAACGCGGCGTCTATCGCATCGCTGCTGCTCACCACTGAGGCCATCATCTGCGAGATCCCGGAAGCCAAGGGTGAGAAAGGCTCGGCCGGGATGCCAGGCGGCGGCGGCGACATGTACTGA
- a CDS encoding branched-chain amino acid ABC transporter permease: MREILGVPLPALLAQLVLGLVNGCFYALLSLGLSIIFGMLNIINFAHGAMYMMGAVLTWIALNQFGVGYWGSLLLVPLVVGLAGVAIERSMLRRLYGLDNLYGLLFTFGLALIMEGLCRYRYGVSGLPYAIPEAFQGGLDLGFMYLPKYRAFVVCASLGVCLGTWLVIERTTLGAYLRAATENPRLVQAFGINVPAMITVTYGIGVGLAGLAGVLAAPATQISPLMGSNLIIVVFAVVVIGGMGSILGSIVTGIGLGLIEGLTKVFYSQASNTIIFLIMALVLLVQPSGLFGRSESAS; this comes from the coding sequence ATGAGGGAGATCCTCGGCGTCCCGCTGCCGGCCCTTTTGGCCCAACTGGTGCTGGGGCTCGTCAACGGCTGCTTCTACGCCTTGCTCAGCCTGGGCCTCTCCATCATTTTCGGCATGCTCAACATCATCAACTTCGCCCATGGGGCGATGTACATGATGGGTGCGGTACTCACCTGGATTGCGCTCAATCAGTTCGGGGTCGGTTATTGGGGATCGTTGCTGCTGGTGCCGCTCGTGGTCGGCCTGGCCGGGGTCGCCATCGAGCGAAGCATGCTCCGTCGACTGTATGGGCTCGACAATCTCTATGGTCTGCTCTTCACCTTCGGTTTGGCCCTGATCATGGAAGGACTCTGCCGGTATCGGTACGGCGTGTCGGGGCTCCCCTATGCGATCCCCGAGGCCTTCCAAGGAGGCTTGGACTTGGGCTTCATGTACCTTCCCAAGTACCGCGCCTTCGTGGTCTGCGCATCCTTGGGCGTGTGCCTGGGCACCTGGCTGGTGATCGAACGGACCACTCTCGGCGCCTACCTGCGCGCGGCGACCGAGAATCCGCGCTTGGTGCAGGCCTTCGGGATCAATGTTCCCGCCATGATCACCGTAACCTACGGGATCGGCGTGGGGCTCGCCGGGCTCGCGGGGGTGCTGGCCGCGCCTGCAACGCAGATCAGCCCCCTCATGGGATCGAACCTCATCATCGTGGTCTTTGCCGTGGTCGTGATCGGGGGCATGGGGTCGATTCTCGGATCCATCGTCACCGGAATTGGCCTTGGCTTGATCGAGGGCTTGACGAAGGTGTTCTACTCGCAGGCCTCCAACACCATCATCTTCCTGATCATGGCCCTCGTTCTCCTCGTGCAACCGTCGGGTCTCTTTGGCAGGTCGGAGTCGGCGTCCTGA
- a CDS encoding ABC transporter substrate-binding protein, which translates to MGSVALLVATLASAQGKPGISGDMVKIGVLTDMSGLYSDLSGPGSVVGAQMAIDEFGGKVLGKPIQMVSADHQNKADVAADRAREWFDREGVDLIVDVPNSGAAIAVSKVANEKHRVFIVTGAGSTRLTNEDCNPYTIHYTYDTYATGRTTGQAVVRRGGTSWFFITADYAFGHSLRDDTANAIKAAGGQVLGSVLHPLNAPDFSSYLLQAQASNAKVIGMANAGGDTINTIKTAAEFGINKKQTLAGLLVFISDIHALGLQATQGMFVASGFYWDMNDETRKFARAFQAKSGKMPTMVQAGTYSATLQYLKAVQALGTDDADAVRKKLGETSLNDAFVKNGQIRRDGRMVHDFYLFEVKAPSESKYPWDYYKLLTTLPGEEAFQPLAQSRCPLVTSH; encoded by the coding sequence ATGGGCTCAGTTGCGCTCCTGGTGGCGACCTTGGCATCGGCCCAGGGCAAGCCCGGGATCTCCGGCGACATGGTCAAGATCGGCGTGCTCACGGATATGTCGGGACTCTATTCGGACCTCAGTGGCCCCGGGTCGGTCGTCGGCGCGCAGATGGCGATCGACGAGTTCGGCGGCAAGGTATTGGGAAAACCGATACAGATGGTCTCCGCGGATCACCAGAACAAGGCCGACGTGGCGGCGGACAGGGCGCGCGAATGGTTTGACCGGGAGGGGGTAGACCTCATCGTCGATGTCCCCAACTCGGGGGCGGCCATCGCGGTCAGCAAAGTCGCCAACGAGAAGCACCGGGTTTTCATCGTCACCGGCGCCGGCTCGACGCGGCTGACCAACGAAGATTGCAACCCCTACACCATTCACTATACCTACGACACCTACGCGACCGGCCGCACCACGGGTCAGGCGGTCGTGCGGCGGGGCGGCACCAGCTGGTTCTTCATTACCGCCGACTACGCCTTCGGCCACTCTTTGCGGGACGACACTGCCAACGCGATCAAGGCGGCGGGAGGGCAGGTCCTGGGCTCGGTTCTTCATCCCCTGAACGCCCCCGACTTCTCGTCTTACCTGCTGCAAGCGCAGGCCTCGAATGCCAAGGTCATTGGCATGGCCAATGCGGGGGGTGACACGATCAACACGATCAAGACGGCCGCGGAATTCGGGATCAACAAGAAACAGACGCTCGCGGGCCTGCTCGTGTTCATCAGCGACATCCACGCTCTTGGTCTTCAGGCCACGCAAGGAATGTTCGTTGCGAGCGGCTTCTACTGGGACATGAATGACGAAACGCGCAAGTTCGCCCGGGCCTTCCAAGCGAAGTCCGGCAAGATGCCGACCATGGTTCAGGCCGGCACCTATTCGGCAACGCTTCAGTACCTGAAGGCGGTTCAAGCACTGGGAACCGACGACGCCGACGCGGTCAGGAAGAAACTGGGGGAGACCTCCCTGAACGACGCCTTCGTCAAGAACGGCCAGATCCGGCGGGACGGGCGGATGGTTCACGACTTCTATCTGTTCGAGGTAAAGGCGCCGAGCGAATCCAAGTACCCCTGGGACTACTACAAGCTATTGACCACGCTCCCCGGCGAGGAGGCTTTCCAGCCCCTTGCCCAGTCCCGTTGCCCGCTCGTCACGAGCCACTAG
- a CDS encoding amidohydrolase codes for MRVVFAVLVAQLASMAAFAQTPTIDSLIDQRLPALVSTYKMLHASPELSHHEEKTSALLAQQLRGLGYEVTEHVGKYEKPEWQGFGVVAVMRNGNGPTVLLRSDMDALPVEEQTGLPYASHARTKNEAGQEVAVMHACGHDIHMSSLLGTAMVLAGLKDRWHGTVVLVGQPAEEMIDGARAMLADGLYSRFPKPNYCLALHDSGDLEAGKVRYTPGYALAASTSVDVIMRGRGGHGARPEATKDPVVAAAEFIMAIQTIVSRETSPLDPAVVTVGSIHGGTKNNIIPDEVRLQLSVRTYKEEVRQRILASLERIARGIALARGIPEDRAPIVRPSDTEVTPALYNDPALTERVVGALQKSMGSENVLEGPREMVSEDFGRFGLEDHQIPVCMLRIGAIDAARIAKSKESGTPLPSLHSSLFWPAPEATIRTGVKTLTVAVLDLMK; via the coding sequence ATGAGAGTTGTCTTTGCCGTCTTAGTCGCTCAGCTCGCATCCATGGCCGCTTTTGCCCAAACGCCCACGATCGACAGCCTGATCGACCAACGACTCCCCGCGCTTGTGTCAACCTACAAGATGCTCCATGCCTCCCCCGAGCTGTCCCACCACGAGGAGAAGACCTCCGCTCTCCTCGCCCAGCAGTTGCGCGGGCTGGGTTACGAGGTGACGGAACACGTGGGCAAGTATGAAAAGCCCGAATGGCAAGGATTCGGCGTCGTTGCCGTCATGCGAAATGGAAACGGCCCCACCGTGCTGCTTCGGTCGGACATGGACGCGCTCCCCGTGGAGGAGCAGACCGGGCTTCCCTACGCGAGTCACGCCCGGACCAAGAACGAGGCCGGCCAGGAAGTCGCGGTGATGCATGCCTGTGGCCATGACATCCATATGAGCTCGCTCCTCGGCACCGCGATGGTGTTGGCGGGGCTCAAGGACCGCTGGCACGGGACTGTGGTTCTCGTCGGTCAGCCCGCCGAGGAGATGATCGACGGCGCAAGAGCCATGCTTGCCGACGGTCTGTACTCGCGCTTTCCCAAGCCCAACTACTGTCTGGCCCTTCATGACTCGGGAGACCTCGAGGCGGGAAAGGTCCGTTACACCCCTGGCTATGCCCTCGCCGCGAGCACCTCCGTCGACGTCATCATGCGGGGGCGTGGCGGCCACGGTGCCCGGCCGGAAGCAACCAAGGATCCCGTCGTTGCCGCGGCGGAATTCATCATGGCCATCCAGACCATTGTCAGCCGAGAGACTTCGCCCCTGGACCCGGCGGTGGTGACGGTGGGTTCAATCCACGGCGGCACCAAGAACAACATCATCCCGGACGAGGTTCGCCTGCAACTCTCCGTTCGCACCTACAAGGAAGAGGTGCGGCAGCGCATCCTGGCGTCCCTGGAGCGTATCGCGCGGGGGATTGCTCTCGCGCGCGGCATCCCGGAGGACCGCGCGCCGATCGTGCGGCCGAGCGACACCGAGGTGACGCCGGCCCTCTACAACGATCCCGCCTTGACAGAGCGCGTGGTGGGCGCATTGCAGAAATCCATGGGCTCCGAGAACGTCCTCGAGGGCCCTCGCGAAATGGTCAGTGAGGACTTCGGACGTTTTGGCCTTGAGGACCACCAGATACCCGTCTGCATGCTTCGTATCGGAGCCATCGACGCCGCCCGAATCGCGAAGAGCAAAGAGAGCGGAACGCCCCTCCCGTCGCTCCATTCGAGCCTCTTCTGGCCCGCTCCGGAGGCAACGATCCGGACCGGAGTGAAGACTCTCACGGTGGCCGTACTGGATCTCATGAAGTGA
- the groES gene encoding co-chaperone GroES gives MKVSPLHDRLLVRRIEEKETAKGGIIIPDTAKEKPQEGEVLAVGNGKILENGTKIALDVKVGDKILFGKYTGTEIKIDGEEVLILREDEVLAVLA, from the coding sequence ATGAAAGTAAGTCCGCTTCACGATCGCCTGCTGGTTCGCCGCATCGAGGAAAAAGAGACGGCCAAGGGAGGCATCATCATCCCTGACACGGCCAAGGAGAAGCCCCAGGAAGGCGAAGTCCTGGCCGTCGGAAATGGCAAGATCCTCGAAAATGGCACCAAGATCGCCCTGGACGTCAAGGTAGGCGACAAGATCCTTTTCGGGAAGTACACCGGAACAGAGATCAAGATCGACGGCGAAGAGGTCCTGATCCTCCGCGAGGACGAAGTCTTGGCGGTGTTGGCGTAA
- a CDS encoding prolyl oligopeptidase family serine peptidase, with protein MVVDSSFYRYQVYVPRPYPLSRGLPVILYLHGADAGGSDGLLPTKGCIGSAVRADPMRWPFLIVFPQIPFNQRWMGRNTAVALGALANTLAEFDGDSSRVFLTGFSLGGSGAWYMAAETPQRFAAVVPVDGRVVLAGRVSLPVDVPPQTSTLIFAENPSSLLAELLRRTPVWVFHGASDPVVPVEDSRQIVQALRALQAPVRFTEVPDGQHECATAYGDPRLPRWLLAQRGTP; from the coding sequence GTGGTCGTTGATTCATCCTTCTACCGCTACCAGGTGTATGTGCCCCGGCCGTACCCTCTCTCGCGGGGCCTGCCCGTCATTCTGTACCTGCATGGTGCGGACGCGGGGGGCAGTGACGGGCTCTTGCCGACCAAGGGCTGCATCGGATCGGCAGTGCGAGCTGATCCGATGCGGTGGCCCTTCCTCATTGTGTTTCCGCAGATTCCCTTCAATCAACGCTGGATGGGACGGAACACGGCTGTGGCCCTGGGCGCACTCGCTAACACCCTGGCCGAGTTTGACGGTGACTCGTCTCGCGTGTTCCTGACGGGCTTTTCCCTGGGTGGCTCGGGGGCTTGGTACATGGCCGCTGAGACGCCGCAGCGTTTTGCGGCCGTGGTGCCCGTCGATGGCCGCGTGGTCCTAGCAGGCCGCGTGTCCCTCCCGGTGGACGTCCCCCCCCAGACGTCGACCCTGATCTTTGCCGAGAATCCCAGCTCGCTCCTCGCCGAGCTGCTTCGGCGCACGCCGGTCTGGGTTTTTCACGGGGCCAGCGATCCCGTAGTCCCGGTCGAAGACTCCCGGCAGATCGTCCAAGCGCTCCGGGCTCTTCAGGCGCCGGTGCGGTTTACCGAGGTCCCCGACGGGCAGCACGAGTGTGCGACCGCCTACGGCGACCCGAGGCTTCCTCGGTGGCTGCTGGCGCAGCGTGGCACGCCCTAG
- a CDS encoding ABC transporter ATP-binding protein — MASGGAVECLTVAGLHAFYGESHILHGMDFRVGRGELVTLLGRNGAGRTTTIKAILGLVEKRSGSIMLNGREIVEWPPHRIARLGVGYCPEDRGIFSSLSAEENLRLPPKVTSEGMSDEEIYALFPNLKEQRGVRGNLLSGGEQQMLALARILRAGARLLLLDEISEGLAPVIVKRLSEVILQLRQKEFTIIMAEQNFHFAASLADRMYVIERGHVVAEIGKDEVEGNRQLLRELLGV, encoded by the coding sequence GTGGCTAGCGGGGGGGCCGTCGAGTGCCTGACCGTCGCCGGCCTGCACGCTTTCTACGGCGAGTCCCACATCCTCCACGGAATGGATTTCCGCGTGGGGCGGGGCGAGCTGGTGACGCTCCTCGGTCGCAACGGGGCCGGCCGCACAACAACAATCAAGGCCATTCTGGGGCTCGTCGAGAAGCGCAGCGGCTCCATCATGCTCAATGGCCGAGAGATCGTCGAGTGGCCCCCCCACCGCATTGCCCGCCTCGGGGTGGGGTATTGCCCAGAGGATAGAGGCATTTTTTCGAGCTTGAGCGCCGAAGAGAACCTGAGGCTGCCGCCGAAGGTGACCAGCGAGGGAATGAGCGACGAGGAGATCTACGCGCTGTTCCCGAATCTGAAGGAGCAGCGTGGCGTCCGTGGGAATCTGCTCTCGGGCGGCGAGCAGCAGATGCTGGCCCTGGCGCGGATTCTCCGCGCGGGTGCGCGCCTGCTGCTCCTGGACGAGATCTCCGAAGGGTTGGCGCCCGTCATCGTGAAGCGACTGAGTGAGGTGATCTTGCAGCTTCGGCAGAAGGAGTTCACCATTATCATGGCGGAGCAGAACTTCCATTTCGCGGCCTCCTTGGCGGACCGAATGTACGTCATCGAGCGAGGACATGTGGTCGCCGAGATTGGAAAGGACGAGGTGGAGGGTAACCGCCAGCTGCTGAGGGAACTACTGGGCGTGTAG
- a CDS encoding helix-turn-helix transcriptional regulator → MLPTPRARPWRYPVDVCLLIRQRLLELGLEQKDLATAAEVTESYISQLLARKKMPPAPDRTDIYEKMARLLKLPPDKLSKLADLQRKGELKRSLGDPPAPLFKEVRELILRKCAPAKEGEIRGIFEKQPFGELERLVTQKLLDVAKRVAKEELDSENWLHLVARLSHRSYEDMRVSVLEFLDTDIFNVSVENCVSFLDPLIESWDVDLASFSVEIVLNRRLAPGSSKRFEFVERELDQPSAEEPGFKEFLRDPHMSGDAAQHEIEFLRGLRFTGKRPTALYYYRELQNLRDPLHFHGATAGNAARGG, encoded by the coding sequence GTGTTACCAACACCCAGAGCTCGCCCCTGGAGGTATCCCGTGGACGTTTGTTTACTGATTCGACAGAGGCTTCTGGAATTGGGCCTCGAGCAGAAAGACCTGGCCACCGCCGCCGAGGTTACAGAGTCCTACATCTCTCAGCTCCTGGCGCGCAAGAAAATGCCCCCCGCGCCTGACCGAACGGATATCTACGAAAAGATGGCCCGATTATTGAAGCTCCCCCCGGACAAGCTGTCGAAGCTGGCTGATCTCCAGCGCAAGGGCGAGCTCAAGAGAAGTTTGGGTGACCCACCTGCGCCCTTGTTCAAAGAGGTTCGTGAATTGATTCTCCGCAAATGCGCGCCCGCAAAGGAGGGAGAGATCCGCGGGATTTTCGAGAAGCAGCCCTTCGGCGAGCTCGAACGTCTGGTCACGCAAAAGCTGTTGGACGTAGCCAAGAGAGTCGCTAAGGAAGAACTAGATAGCGAGAACTGGCTCCACCTGGTGGCCCGGCTCAGCCACCGCAGCTACGAAGACATGCGCGTCAGCGTCCTCGAGTTCCTCGACACCGACATCTTCAACGTGTCGGTCGAAAACTGCGTTTCTTTCCTGGATCCGCTGATCGAATCCTGGGATGTCGACCTTGCGAGCTTCAGTGTGGAGATCGTGCTAAACCGGCGGCTGGCTCCCGGCTCATCCAAGAGGTTCGAGTTCGTGGAAAGGGAGCTCGACCAGCCCTCCGCGGAGGAGCCAGGATTCAAGGAGTTCCTTCGCGATCCTCACATGAGTGGCGATGCTGCCCAGCACGAAATCGAGTTCTTGCGGGGGCTGAGGTTCACGGGAAAACGGCCGACCGCGCTCTATTACTACCGGGAGCTTCAAAATCTCAGAGACCCACTTCATTTTCATGGAGCTACCGCGGGCAACGCGGCCCGCGGGGGCTGA
- a CDS encoding isocitrate lyase/phosphoenolpyruvate mutase family protein → MAHRAAFRKLHESGCFLIPNPWDIGSARYLRHLGFKALATTSSGFAFSRGLPDTGAVTRDMMLAHIAEIVAGADLPVSADFQAGYSHSPEGVAESVRLCVQTGVAGLSIEDSTGDESRPLYELSLGVERIQAAREAIDTSGSGVLLTGRAECHLVGQREPLRESIRRLQAYAEAGADVLFAPGLGEPDAIRAVVLAVSPKPVNVLISSNTGIAVSQLAELGVRRISVGSALARTAWTGFIRAARALAEKGSFAGFEGAVPFGELEGLFREDLKSRP, encoded by the coding sequence ATGGCGCACCGCGCCGCTTTCCGCAAGCTCCATGAAAGCGGCTGCTTCCTTATACCGAATCCGTGGGACATCGGCAGCGCCCGTTACCTGCGCCATCTAGGATTCAAAGCGTTGGCCACGACCAGCTCCGGGTTCGCTTTCTCGCGCGGTCTGCCGGATACCGGCGCCGTGACCCGGGACATGATGCTGGCCCACATCGCTGAGATCGTGGCCGGCGCCGACCTTCCGGTCAGTGCCGACTTCCAGGCGGGCTACTCCCACTCCCCGGAGGGTGTCGCAGAGAGCGTTCGACTCTGCGTCCAAACGGGCGTCGCGGGGCTGTCCATCGAGGACTCGACCGGCGACGAGAGTAGACCGCTCTACGAGCTGTCGCTCGGCGTCGAGCGCATACAGGCGGCGCGCGAGGCCATCGACACTTCGGGCTCGGGCGTCCTCCTGACCGGTCGCGCCGAGTGCCACCTCGTAGGCCAGCGGGAGCCCCTGAGAGAGTCGATCCGGCGCCTGCAGGCCTACGCGGAAGCCGGCGCCGACGTGCTCTTCGCGCCAGGCCTGGGCGAGCCGGACGCGATCAGGGCTGTCGTCCTGGCCGTGTCGCCGAAGCCCGTCAACGTCCTGATCAGCTCTAACACTGGTATTGCAGTGTCGCAGCTCGCGGAGCTCGGTGTGCGACGCATCAGCGTAGGCTCCGCGCTCGCGCGCACCGCCTGGACCGGCTTCATCCGCGCGGCGCGGGCGCTGGCCGAGAAAGGCAGCTTCGCAGGCTTCGAGGGTGCGGTTCCTTTCGGCGAGCTCGAAGGGCTCTTTCGGGAGGATCTGAAATCACGGCCGTAG